CATGCTATTTAGCGGCTTTAGAAGCAGGTGTTGATGGTATAGATTTAGCTGCAGCTCCTGTTAGTGGTGGTACTTCTCAACCTGATATTTTAACAATGCTTCATGCTCTAAAAGGAAGCAATTTTGATCTTGGTTTAGATGAAGAAAAAATTTTAAAATACGAAGAAGTATTAAAAGATTGTTTAAAAGATTATTTTCTACCACCTGAAGCAACGGCGGTAAATCCTTTAATACCTTTTTCACCTATGCCAGGTGGAGCATTAACTGCTAATACGCAAATGATGAGAGATAATAATATTTTAGATAAATTTCCTCAAGTTATAAAAGCTATGCAAGAAGTAGTAGAAAAAGGTGGTTATGGTACTTCTGTCACTCCTGTATCGCAGTTTTATTTCCAGCAAGCTTTTAATAATGTAATGTTTGGTCCTTGGAAAAAAATTGCAGATGGATATGGAAAAATGGTTTTAGGATATTTTGGAAAAACTCCCGTTGCTCCAGATCTTGAAGTAATTAAGCTTGCAAGTGAGCAATTAAAACTAGAACCAACTACAAAATTAGCCACAGATATTGCTGATGCTGATGAGAGCAAAAGTATAGCTTATATTAAAAACTTATTAGAAAAAGAAAATTTAGAAACAAGTGAAGAAAATATTTTTATCGTTGCAGCTTGTAAAGAAAAAGGCATAGCTTTCTTAAAAGGCGAAGCTAAGGTTAATGTTAGAAAAAATAGCAAATTAAAATCAAGTCTTATCGATGAAAATCAATTTACCGTTTCAGTTAATGGTAACAAATACCATGTAGAAGTAAGTGCAGGTTTTGATAGAGATGTTAATGTTAAAAGTGCTGTAAAAGTAAGTGCAGATAATGCAAAAGTTGCAAAAACTCAATTAAGTGATAATGCTATTGTTGCAAGTATGAATGCAAATGTATTTAAAATTTTAGTTAAAGAAAATGATAGTGTAAAGGCAGGTCAAGTTGTAGCTGTACTTGAAGCTATGAAAATGGAAATTGAGATTAGTGCAAGTAAAGATGGAGAAATTGCAGAACTTTTAGTAAATGCTGGTGAGAGCGTAAGTGAAGGTCAAGCTTTAATGACTTATAAATAAGGAGGTAAAGATGAAAGGTTTAGAAAATTTAGGCTTAGAAAATATCGGACAAGTTTTTCACAATCTTAGCTATGATGAGCTTTTAAAGCACGAAAAAAACAATAATGAAGGTGTATGTACTAAAAATGGTACCTTTAGTGTAGATACAGGGATTTTTACTGGAAGAAGTCCTAAAGATAAATATTTTGTAAAACAAGATCCTTCGCAAAAATACATTGCTTGGGGTAAGATTAATCAGCCTATTAGTGAGAAATTATTTGAAAAGCTTTTAGCAAAAGCTAAAAAACAGCTTAGTAATAGTGATATTTATATCCAAGATGCATATTGTGGAGCTTCGTTAAAAAGTCGTAAAGCTGTGCGTTTTGTAACTCAAATTGCATGGCAAGCACATTTTGTAAAAAATATGTTTATTCGTCCAAAAGAAGAAGAACTTAGTGAGTTTAAACCTGATTTTGTGGTGTATAATGCTTGCAAATGTATTAATGAAGATTATAAAAAAGATGGTTTAAATTCAGAGGTTTTTGTCATTTTTAACATAGAAAAAAATATAGCAGTAATTGGTGGAACTTGGTATGGTGGAGAGATGAAAAAAGGAATTTTTTCTATGATGAATTATTGGCTTCCACTAGAAAATAAACTTTCTATGCATTGTAGTGCTAATGTTGGAGAAAAAGGTGATGTAGCGCTTTTCTTTGGGCTTAGTGGTACAGGTAAAACTACTCTTTCAACTGATCCAAAAAGAAAATTAATAGGCGATGATGAGCATGGTTGGGATGATGAGGGTGTGTTTAATTTTGAAGGAGGTTGTTATGCAAAATGTATTAACCTTGATCCTCAAAGTGAACCAGAAATTTA
This genomic window from Campylobacter lari contains:
- a CDS encoding biotin/lipoyl-containing protein; translation: MAKKLIDVMDTTFRDGFQSVYGARVLMNDFFPALEAAKEADIKHFEFGGGARFQSLFFYLNENAFEMMDKFRAIVGKDANLQTLARGVNTVALDTGSKEIINLHAKMFAKHGTTTIRNFDALNDVNNLKFSGECIVKHGLKHEITITLMDLPPKCKGAHDVPFYERILKEILQAQIPFDSICFKDASGTSNPNKIYEVIKMARKNLPENMHIRLHTHETAGVSIACYLAALEAGVDGIDLAAAPVSGGTSQPDILTMLHALKGSNFDLGLDEEKILKYEEVLKDCLKDYFLPPEATAVNPLIPFSPMPGGALTANTQMMRDNNILDKFPQVIKAMQEVVEKGGYGTSVTPVSQFYFQQAFNNVMFGPWKKIADGYGKMVLGYFGKTPVAPDLEVIKLASEQLKLEPTTKLATDIADADESKSIAYIKNLLEKENLETSEENIFIVAACKEKGIAFLKGEAKVNVRKNSKLKSSLIDENQFTVSVNGNKYHVEVSAGFDRDVNVKSAVKVSADNAKVAKTQLSDNAIVASMNANVFKILVKENDSVKAGQVVAVLEAMKMEIEISASKDGEIAELLVNAGESVSEGQALMTYK
- the pckA gene encoding phosphoenolpyruvate carboxykinase (ATP), producing MKGLENLGLENIGQVFHNLSYDELLKHEKNNNEGVCTKNGTFSVDTGIFTGRSPKDKYFVKQDPSQKYIAWGKINQPISEKLFEKLLAKAKKQLSNSDIYIQDAYCGASLKSRKAVRFVTQIAWQAHFVKNMFIRPKEEELSEFKPDFVVYNACKCINEDYKKDGLNSEVFVIFNIEKNIAVIGGTWYGGEMKKGIFSMMNYWLPLENKLSMHCSANVGEKGDVALFFGLSGTGKTTLSTDPKRKLIGDDEHGWDDEGVFNFEGGCYAKCINLDPQSEPEIYGAIKQNALLENVVLKDDLSVDFNDGSKTENTRVSYPIEHILNHEPSLSAGHPSNIIFLSADAFGVLPPVSKLSKEQAMYYFLSGYTAKVAGTERGITEPVATFSACFGEVFLPLHPTVYAKLLGEKISKHNVNVYLVNTGWSGGAYGVGKRMSIKATRACINAILDGSIQNCEFENYDLFNLAVPKELAGVESKLLNPVNTWEDKKAYEETKLKLAKMFIENFKRYEDVKEGAEFKLAGPAI